TTCGAGCGTGGCCTCGAAGTCTCGCTCGGTCTCGCCGGGGAAGCCCACGATGATGTCGGTGGTGACCGCCAGATCCGGGATGCGGCGCCGCATCGCCGTCACCTGCTCGACGAACTCCTCGGCCGTGTATCGGCGGCCCATGCGGTGCAGGATGCGGTCGCTGCCCGACTGCACCGCCAGGTGGATGTGCTCCATCACCTTGGGCAGCTCCGCCATGGCCTCGATCAGCTCCTCGGTCACCTCCCGGGGGTGATTGGAGGTGAACCGCAGCCGCTCGAGCCCCTCGATGCGGCTCAGGCGCCGCAGGAGCCGGGCCAGGGTGATGCCGCGCTCGGGCAGGTCTCGGCCGTAGGCGTTGACGGTCTGCCCCAGCAGCGTCACCTCCCGCACGCCCTCGGCCACCAGGCTCCGCACCTCTTCCTCGATGGCCTCGGGCCGTCGGCTGCGCTGCCGACCGCGGGTGTTGGGGACCACGCAAAAGGTGCAGCGGTAGTCGCAGCCGTAGATGACGCTGACGAAGGCGGTGACCGAGCCGGGCTCCCGCAGGACGGGCAGCCCCTCGACGATGGGCCCCTCGTCGTGCCAGACCTCCACCACCCGCCGGCCGGTCTCCATCACCTGCTGCAGGAGCTCGGGGAAGCGGTGCAGGTTGAGGGTGCCCATGATGAGATCGACGTGCGGCAACGACACCTGCATCCGCTCCAGCTCGGGCCGTTGCTGGGGCATGCAGCCGGTCAGCCCGATGATCAGGTCCGGCCGCCGCTCCTTGAGCTGGCGCAGGCTCGAGACCTGACCGTAGATCTTGCGCTCCGGGTTCTCGCGGACGCTGCAGGTGTTGAACAGGATGAGATCGGCCTCGTCCATGCGATCCGTGAAGCCGTAGCCCATCCGGGCCAGCATCCCGGCCAGGGTCTGGGAGTCCCGCACGTTCATCTGGCAGCCCAGGGTGACGATGTGCGCGAGCCGACCCCGTCTCGTCGAAGCCGGCGGCATCGCGCGGGCGTTGGCCTCACCGTTCACGTCCAAGCCCGTCCCCCTCTTGCGATGCGACAGCGAAGCAGCCGCCCGCCGCCTCGCCGGCGGGGGCCTGCGACCTGCACCGACCATTATAACCGGGGCGGCCTAGATGCGCAGTAAGGTGTCGACCGGTGCGTGGTCGTCCGTCAGCAAGGGCACGTCGCCGGTGGAAATGGCCTCGACCACCAGCGAGCGGGCGTACAGCGACGACCCCGGCGGCAGCCGGCCCTCCCGCTCCAGGGATGCGATCCGCTCCTGGAAGGCCTGCGGGCTCAACGCCGGCTGATTGGTGGCCAGGACGATGATGTTGCGCTGGACGGGGTCGATGGCGCTGCCGGAGGTGGTACCGACCGGCAAGACGTAGACCGTGTCGAAGACGGCCTGCATGCTCTTGAGCATGGAGCGGAAGAGCAGGCTGTGACGACCGGAGAGCGCTCCGATGATGTTGGAGGCCACCACGCCGTCAGGGGTCAGCCGGGCCTCCAGCTCCTCGAAGAACTCCACGGTGGCGAGATGGAACGGGATCGAGTGCGCGAAGTAGGCGTCCAGGAAGATCGCGTCGTAGCGGTGTGGCGAGCGACGCACGAAGAGCCGCCCGTCCTCCGCCACGATCCGGAGCCTGGGGTCGTCCAGGGGCACCTGGAAGTATCGGTGGGCCACCGCCACGACCTCGGGGTCCAGCTCCGCCACGTCCATCGTCAGATCGCGGTAGGTAGCCAGGAAGTTCTTGGGCACCGACCCGCCGCCCAGCCCCACCATCAGCAGCTGCCGGGCGTCGGGCACGAGGCCCATGGCGACGTGGAAGTAGCGGGTGTACCAGAAGACCAGATCGTCGGGACGCTCCCGGTCCATGGCGCTTTGCCAGGAGTCGTCGAACTTGAGGTACCGGATGCCGCCCGGGTCGTCCACCACCAGGATGTGGTGATAGACGCTGTCGCGCTCGTAGAGGATCTCGCCGCGGCCCTGGGCGATGCCGGTCCAGCCGGCACTGCCCAGCCCGGCGACCAGGCTGGCCGCCGCGACGCCCACCGCGACCAGCGCCCACAAGAGGGTGCGGCCGGATGCCTGCCGCCCGCCTGTGGCCGCCCGGCGCGAGGCGGCACGGGCCGACGTCCGTGAGGCCGTAGCCGCGCTGGCCGGCCGCTCGGCTGCAGCGGCCATGCCCCTCCGGTGACCCCAGATGACCACGACCAGCCCCAACACCACCAGGATCCCGCCGAACAGGTAGAGGATGTGGGTGACGCCCAGCCATGCCACCAGGTAGAAGGCGGTGAAGAGCGTGCCGACGATGCTGCCCGCCGTCGAGATGGCGTAGAGCATGCCGGCCGTGGTGCCGATGGTCTGCAGGCGCTCGGCCGCCAGGCGGATGGCGTAGGGCGAGACCGTGCCCAGGAAGAGCCCCGGCAAGAAGAAGAGCACCAGCGCCGACAGCAGGGAGCCCTCCCGGATGCCGATGCCCGTGTTGATCATCCAGAAGTTGAAGGGCCCCGCCCAGAGCGGCATGGTGGAGACGAAAGCGCCGGGCGCCACGATGAGCCAGCCCATCCACTCCGGATGGGGCCGCCGGTCGGCCAGGCGGCCACCGAGGAAGTAGCCGGCGGTCAGGGCCGCCAGCACCACGGAGATGAGGCTGCCCCAGACGTAGATGGAGTTGCCGAAGTAGGGAGCCAGGATCCGGCTCCCCACCATCTCGAGCCCCATCAAGACCGCGCCCGCGAGGAAGACGACACCTGCCAGCATCGTGCGCTCCTCTTCACGGGGTCCTACTGCATCAGCAGCCCGGCCAGGGCCAGCACCACACCCGCCAGCGACGCGGCCATCAGCCAGCGATTCTGCGTGCGCAGCTGCTCGACCTGAGCCTGCAGCTCGCCCGGCGGAGCGGCGGTCGCGCCGCCCTCCCTCACCAGGCTGCGCACGATCTCGTCGGTGCGTGACCGCTCCAGATCGAGGCTGGCGCGCAGCGAGGCGATCTCGTTGCGCAGCGCGTCTCGCTCCTGCTGCCAGGCCGCGAGCTGCTGGTCCACTGCCCGGGTGTCTCGTCCCTGCTGCTGGAGCTGCTCTCGGATTTGGGCGAGCTCCTGGCGCAGGCTGGCCAGCTCCTCCGTCGAGGAGCGCAGCACCTGCCCGGCCTGCTCCGGCGAGATGCCGCTGGCGCTCAAGGAGCGCACCAGGCTGTCGAGGCTGCCCGTCACCGCCTGGAGCCGCTGATCCAGCCGCCCGATTTGGGTCGTCAATTCGTCCGCTCGCTGGCGTTGACCTTCCAGGGATTGCTGGAGGGTCTGGATGGTCGACCGCAAGGCCTGGATCTCGCCGGCCGAGGCTTGCAGACGCTGGGAGGTGGCCTGCCCTGCGGTCTCCAGGCGCTCCGTCAGGCCCGTCCCCAGCTGCGCGAGCTGCTGGCGCAGATCGGCGTCGGCCAGCGCCATCTCCTCGCTCAGGTCGTCGAGCCGGATCTGCAGGTCCTGCACCACCGTGCCCAGGCCCCTGGCGACGCTCTCGACCTGGGTCAGCCGTTGCGAGACCGCGCTGAGCTGCTGGTTGAGGGCCTGCGTGGCCTGGTTCAGCTGCTGCCCCAGGGCATCGGTGGTCTGCGTCAGCCGCCGGTCGACCTCGGTCGCGTACTGCAGCACGTCGGTCAGCTTGACATCGATGCGCCCCACCTCACGCGCCTGCTCGTCGAGCCGCTGCGCCAGCTGGGTGCGTTGCTCCTGCCAGCGAGCCAGCTCGGTGCGGAACTCGTTGGTCAGCTGGCGCACCAGCTGCAGGTCGTCACCCGTCAGGCGAGCCTGGCCTCGCTCGACGTCTTGCAACAGGCGTGCCACCACCGAGGCCAGCGTGAACCGATCGACGGGACGGGACCCGTCGAAGCGCCCGGCCTGCAGGGTGATGTACCCGCGCTGCACCAGCGTCACGACCGCCTGGTAGGCCCAGTGATCC
This genomic interval from Limnochorda sp. LNt contains the following:
- the miaB gene encoding tRNA (N6-isopentenyl adenosine(37)-C2)-methylthiotransferase MiaB, producing MNGEANARAMPPASTRRGRLAHIVTLGCQMNVRDSQTLAGMLARMGYGFTDRMDEADLILFNTCSVRENPERKIYGQVSSLRQLKERRPDLIIGLTGCMPQQRPELERMQVSLPHVDLIMGTLNLHRFPELLQQVMETGRRVVEVWHDEGPIVEGLPVLREPGSVTAFVSVIYGCDYRCTFCVVPNTRGRQRSRRPEAIEEEVRSLVAEGVREVTLLGQTVNAYGRDLPERGITLARLLRRLSRIEGLERLRFTSNHPREVTEELIEAMAELPKVMEHIHLAVQSGSDRILHRMGRRYTAEEFVEQVTAMRRRIPDLAVTTDIIVGFPGETERDFEATLELVRAVRFDGAFTFVYSPRPGTAALRLPDPVPEPVKRERIQRLIELQNAISLERNQVYRGRVEEILVEGASEKDPERLSGRTRTNKVVVFDAPPSARTRLVGQLVDVRVEAVNTWTLFGRLTDGPQEAASIGAVPAAARASEPS
- a CDS encoding fused MFS/spermidine synthase; translated protein: MLAGVVFLAGAVLMGLEMVGSRILAPYFGNSIYVWGSLISVVLAALTAGYFLGGRLADRRPHPEWMGWLIVAPGAFVSTMPLWAGPFNFWMINTGIGIREGSLLSALVLFFLPGLFLGTVSPYAIRLAAERLQTIGTTAGMLYAISTAGSIVGTLFTAFYLVAWLGVTHILYLFGGILVVLGLVVVIWGHRRGMAAAAERPASAATASRTSARAASRRAATGGRQASGRTLLWALVAVGVAAASLVAGLGSAGWTGIAQGRGEILYERDSVYHHILVVDDPGGIRYLKFDDSWQSAMDRERPDDLVFWYTRYFHVAMGLVPDARQLLMVGLGGGSVPKNFLATYRDLTMDVAELDPEVVAVAHRYFQVPLDDPRLRIVAEDGRLFVRRSPHRYDAIFLDAYFAHSIPFHLATVEFFEELEARLTPDGVVASNIIGALSGRHSLLFRSMLKSMQAVFDTVYVLPVGTTSGSAIDPVQRNIIVLATNQPALSPQAFQERIASLEREGRLPPGSSLYARSLVVEAISTGDVPLLTDDHAPVDTLLRI
- a CDS encoding coiled-coil domain-containing protein translates to MRLGWSRGGWGLALLVALAAAPVLGIAWAPAASAQGAAGTPAIADVPPDHWAYQAVVTLVQRGYITLQAGRFDGSRPVDRFTLASVVARLLQDVERGQARLTGDDLQLVRQLTNEFRTELARWQEQRTQLAQRLDEQAREVGRIDVKLTDVLQYATEVDRRLTQTTDALGQQLNQATQALNQQLSAVSQRLTQVESVARGLGTVVQDLQIRLDDLSEEMALADADLRQQLAQLGTGLTERLETAGQATSQRLQASAGEIQALRSTIQTLQQSLEGQRQRADELTTQIGRLDQRLQAVTGSLDSLVRSLSASGISPEQAGQVLRSSTEELASLRQELAQIREQLQQQGRDTRAVDQQLAAWQQERDALRNEIASLRASLDLERSRTDEIVRSLVREGGATAAPPGELQAQVEQLRTQNRWLMAASLAGVVLALAGLLMQ